One part of the Candidatus Neomarinimicrobiota bacterium genome encodes these proteins:
- a CDS encoding Smr/MutS family protein, giving the protein MKNEKPIYKLPINGTLDLHTFNPREVKELISDYIEECLKKEIYSIRIIHGKGTGILRKKIHSILRKNPRVKLFHMAYGDPSGIGATIVELGKIEE; this is encoded by the coding sequence GTGAAAAACGAAAAACCTATATATAAATTACCAATAAATGGAACTTTAGATTTACACACATTTAATCCCAGGGAAGTGAAAGAACTTATAAGCGATTATATAGAAGAATGTTTGAAAAAAGAAATTTATTCTATTCGCATCATACATGGAAAAGGTACTGGAATTCTCAGGAAGAAAATTCATAGTATTTTAAGAAAAAATCCCAGGGTAAAACTTTTCCACATGGCGTATGGAGATCCATCCGGGATCGGAGCTACTATTGTCGAATTAGGTAAAATTGAAGAATAA
- a CDS encoding oligopeptide transporter, OPT family produces MKKKNISGSVKLPENAYRKLKPGEEYIPVVPDDVIMPEVTPYSLLWGIFYAVLFSMAAAYLGLKIGQVFEAAIPIAILAVGTSVLLKRKNALQENVIIQSIGAASGVIVAGAIFTIPGLYILGLNANFLQIFIASFLGGALGILFLIPFRKYFVKDMHGEFPFPEATATTEVLIAGESGGEQAKTLVKAAIVGGLYDFFVSGFGFWKEVVSTEVFKIGQLLSDKLKLVFKLNIGAAVMGLGYIVGLRYASIIAAGSFLAWWVLIPIVYFIGQYIPHPILNAVKPISEMNPQEIFTYYVRHVGIGGIAAAGIIGIIKSSKIIWGALKLAFSEFTSKHLSAEENERRTQKDIKIKWVVTLLILIIVSTFLFFYVGAVDFNIKHATAGVLIVTIIAFLFTTVAARAIAIVGTNPVSGMTLMTLIISSVILVNIGLSGPMGMLAALLIGSVVCTALSMAGGFITDLKIGYWLGTTPRTQERFKFLGTLFAAASVGLVILILYKTYGFGPGGLEAPQASAMAAVLKPLMSNQPAPWLAYLAGIFLAIILEIIGVPPLAFALGMYLPIYLNTPVLIGGLISHFVAKSSKDPNISAKRKDKGTLIASGFIAGGAIMGVISAFIIFFGKQIAGESWSLMKAIGTEHWAESSGAEILGFVMFILLSIYMYIDSKRIKK; encoded by the coding sequence ATGAAAAAGAAAAACATTTCTGGTAGTGTAAAACTACCAGAAAATGCTTATAGAAAATTAAAACCAGGAGAAGAGTATATACCAGTAGTACCAGATGATGTCATAATGCCAGAGGTTACCCCATATTCATTGCTTTGGGGAATTTTTTATGCTGTTCTCTTCTCTATGGCTGCTGCCTACCTTGGACTTAAAATAGGACAGGTCTTTGAAGCCGCTATACCAATTGCTATTCTTGCTGTGGGAACATCAGTATTATTAAAAAGAAAAAATGCTTTACAAGAAAACGTAATAATTCAATCAATAGGCGCTGCCTCAGGTGTAATAGTTGCGGGCGCCATATTCACAATACCTGGCCTATATATCCTTGGACTTAATGCCAATTTTCTGCAAATATTTATTGCATCGTTCCTCGGAGGGGCACTGGGAATATTATTCTTGATTCCCTTTAGAAAATATTTTGTCAAAGACATGCATGGTGAATTCCCATTTCCTGAAGCTACTGCAACTACAGAGGTACTAATCGCTGGAGAGTCTGGAGGAGAGCAGGCTAAAACTCTCGTGAAAGCAGCAATTGTCGGTGGGTTATACGACTTTTTTGTTTCTGGATTTGGATTCTGGAAAGAAGTAGTTTCAACTGAAGTATTTAAAATTGGTCAACTGCTTTCTGATAAACTGAAACTGGTATTCAAACTGAACATAGGTGCTGCCGTTATGGGGCTCGGATATATAGTTGGACTCAGGTATGCATCAATAATAGCAGCCGGTTCATTTCTTGCCTGGTGGGTACTAATTCCAATCGTCTATTTCATAGGACAATATATACCTCATCCTATTCTAAATGCAGTAAAACCTATTAGTGAAATGAATCCTCAGGAAATCTTCACTTACTATGTCAGACATGTTGGTATAGGAGGTATTGCAGCTGCCGGTATAATAGGGATAATTAAATCATCGAAAATAATATGGGGTGCTTTGAAACTCGCCTTTTCAGAATTCACAAGTAAACACCTGAGTGCAGAAGAAAATGAAAGAAGGACACAAAAAGATATAAAAATTAAATGGGTTGTAACATTACTAATACTTATTATAGTATCCACTTTTTTATTTTTCTATGTAGGGGCAGTAGATTTTAATATAAAGCATGCAACAGCGGGTGTATTAATTGTAACAATTATAGCATTCCTTTTTACCACGGTTGCAGCACGTGCTATTGCAATTGTTGGTACTAATCCCGTTTCTGGCATGACTCTTATGACTTTGATTATATCATCTGTCATACTTGTAAATATAGGTCTGTCAGGACCCATGGGTATGCTTGCAGCTCTATTAATCGGGAGTGTCGTATGCACAGCGTTGTCAATGGCTGGTGGATTCATAACCGATCTTAAAATTGGATACTGGCTTGGGACTACTCCCAGGACTCAGGAACGATTTAAATTTCTGGGTACATTATTTGCCGCAGCATCAGTAGGATTGGTTATACTGATACTATATAAAACTTATGGATTTGGCCCAGGTGGACTCGAAGCGCCACAAGCATCAGCAATGGCTGCTGTATTGAAACCACTAATGAGCAATCAACCAGCTCCCTGGCTTGCTTACCTTGCAGGTATTTTCCTTGCTATTATACTGGAAATAATAGGAGTACCTCCTTTGGCATTTGCACTGGGAATGTACTTACCTATATACCTTAATACACCGGTTCTTATCGGTGGATTAATATCACATTTTGTTGCTAAAAGTTCTAAAGACCCCAATATTTCTGCTAAAAGGAAAGATAAAGGCACATTAATAGCATCGGGGTTTATAGCAGGTGGTGCAATTATGGGGGTTATTTCCGCGTTTATAATATTTTTTGGTAAACAGATCGCCGGGGAGAGTTGGTCACTAATGAAAGCAATAGGGACTGAGCATTGGGCAGAGTCTTCAGGTGCAGAGATACTGGGATTTGTCATGTTTATACTTCTGAGTATATATATGTATATTGATTCTAAAAGAATCAAAAAGTGA
- a CDS encoding V-type ATP synthase subunit K (produces ATP from ADP in the presence of a proton gradient across the membrane; the K subunit is a nonenzymatic component which binds the dimeric form by interacting with the G and E subunits): protein MVQGLGDMNLSLALAAIGSALGTGVAGMAAIGAWKKAFAQNKAAPFILIAFVGAPLSQTIYGMILRNAIQSANLPPESYLYQMIIGIAAGLAMGLSAFMQGKAGARAADALAETGKGFGNYIMVLGVIETVALFVMVFCMTAIPRI, encoded by the coding sequence ATGGTACAAGGATTAGGTGATATGAATTTATCTCTGGCATTGGCTGCAATTGGTTCAGCTCTGGGTACAGGTGTAGCAGGAATGGCAGCTATAGGCGCCTGGAAAAAAGCTTTTGCGCAGAATAAAGCAGCTCCTTTTATTCTTATTGCGTTCGTAGGAGCACCCCTTTCACAAACTATCTATGGTATGATATTAAGAAATGCTATTCAGTCCGCAAATCTACCACCAGAATCTTACTTATATCAGATGATAATAGGTATCGCTGCGGGTCTTGCTATGGGATTATCAGCTTTTATGCAGGGTAAGGCAGGTGCAAGAGCTGCCGATGCACTTGCAGAGACAGGCAAGGGTTTTGGTAACTACATAATGGTTCTTGGTGTTATTGAGACAGTAGCTCTGTTCGTAATGGTTTTCTGTATGACTGCTATCCCAAGAATATAA
- a CDS encoding V-type ATP synthase subunit D: MAKIRLTKNELKRQKEILARLTRYLPTLELKKQQLINEIRTITRQIDQIKAEIEQAEKRIMKWVDVFAEDIDLKELISVEKIETEEGNVAGIDIPIFKEVIFKIEDYDLMEMPVWVDFAIEAVKEQIERLIRIKIFEDQIKILRVELRTTIQRINLFEKVMIPQTNENIRKIQIFLGDLQTAEVVRGKIAKAKLEKRREVS, translated from the coding sequence ATGGCAAAAATTCGATTAACAAAAAACGAGCTTAAAAGACAGAAAGAAATACTTGCTCGCCTTACTAGATATCTACCCACGCTGGAGTTAAAAAAGCAGCAATTGATAAATGAAATCAGGACTATTACGAGACAGATTGACCAGATAAAAGCAGAGATCGAACAGGCTGAAAAAAGAATAATGAAATGGGTAGATGTCTTTGCCGAAGATATTGATCTTAAAGAACTAATAAGTGTAGAAAAAATCGAAACTGAAGAGGGAAATGTAGCAGGAATTGATATTCCAATCTTTAAGGAAGTAATATTTAAAATTGAAGATTATGACCTTATGGAAATGCCTGTCTGGGTTGACTTTGCCATCGAGGCAGTCAAAGAACAAATAGAGAGGCTTATCAGAATTAAAATATTTGAAGATCAAATCAAAATTCTAAGAGTGGAATTACGAACAACAATACAACGTATAAATCTATTTGAAAAGGTAATGATTCCACAAACAAATGAAAATATCAGAAAAATCCAGATATTCCTTGGTGATTTACAAACAGCTGAAGTTGTAAGAGGTAAGATAGCAAAGGCTAAGCTGGAAAAGAGGAGAGAGGTTTCCTGA
- a CDS encoding V-type ATP synthase subunit B, translated as MKRVYNKILSITGNVISLKATGVAYEELAEITTQRGKSLAQVIKIDGDIVYLQVFAGSQGITTNDEVRFLGHPMLVTFSDNMLGRIFDGSGMPRDNGPALTDLLIPVAGPPVNPAKRIIPRRMIRTNIPMIDVFNSLVVSQKLPIFSVSGEPYNQLLARIALQAEVDMIILGGIGLKYDEYMYFRNTLEEGGALFRSIFFIHTASDPIVEGLMVPDLCLAVAEKFALKGKDVLVLLTDMTNFADALKEIAITMEQVPSNRGYPGDLYSQLAARYEKAVDFEGAGSVTILAVTTMPGDDVTHPVPDNTGYITEGQFYLRNGRIEPFGSLSRLKQNVNAATREDHRAIMDGMIQLYAQYLETEEKRAMGFRMTDWDKKLLKYGKLFEQKMMDLSVNIPLEEALDLGWKILAECFKPEETGLRTELIKKFWPDLKEVEKEKEEIKEATVK; from the coding sequence ATGAAGAGAGTATATAACAAAATATTAAGCATAACAGGTAACGTCATATCATTGAAGGCTACAGGTGTAGCCTATGAGGAGCTGGCTGAAATAACAACTCAGCGAGGGAAGTCGCTTGCACAGGTTATTAAAATTGACGGTGACATTGTCTACTTACAGGTATTTGCTGGAAGTCAGGGTATCACAACAAACGATGAAGTAAGATTTCTTGGACATCCTATGCTGGTTACTTTCTCCGACAATATGCTGGGTAGAATCTTCGACGGAAGCGGTATGCCCAGGGATAATGGTCCTGCTTTAACTGATTTGCTCATCCCGGTAGCAGGTCCACCAGTCAACCCGGCAAAAAGAATAATTCCACGCAGGATGATCAGGACAAATATACCCATGATTGATGTTTTCAATTCTCTTGTAGTATCTCAAAAGCTCCCTATATTCTCTGTATCAGGTGAACCATATAACCAACTTTTAGCGAGAATAGCACTCCAGGCAGAAGTGGACATGATCATACTCGGCGGTATTGGATTAAAGTACGATGAATATATGTACTTTAGAAATACACTTGAGGAAGGTGGTGCACTCTTCAGGTCAATATTTTTCATACACACAGCTTCTGACCCAATAGTTGAAGGTTTAATGGTTCCGGATCTCTGCCTCGCTGTTGCTGAAAAGTTTGCTCTAAAAGGAAAAGATGTACTTGTCCTACTCACTGATATGACAAACTTTGCAGATGCGCTAAAAGAAATTGCAATTACAATGGAGCAGGTACCTTCAAATAGGGGATATCCTGGCGATCTTTATAGCCAGCTTGCAGCCAGATATGAAAAAGCCGTTGACTTTGAGGGAGCGGGCTCAGTAACAATCCTTGCAGTTACCACGATGCCCGGCGATGATGTAACTCATCCTGTGCCTGACAATACAGGTTATATTACAGAAGGACAGTTTTATCTAAGGAATGGGAGAATCGAACCATTTGGTTCATTAAGTCGACTAAAGCAAAACGTCAATGCAGCAACTCGTGAAGACCATAGAGCTATAATGGACGGAATGATCCAGCTCTATGCTCAGTACTTAGAAACAGAAGAAAAAAGAGCAATGGGATTCCGAATGACTGATTGGGATAAAAAACTCTTAAAATATGGTAAGCTGTTCGAACAAAAAATGATGGACTTATCAGTAAATATACCTCTTGAGGAAGCACTCGATCTTGGATGGAAAATACTGGCAGAATGTTTCAAACCCGAAGAGACAGGACTCAGAACTGAACTGATTAAAAAATTCTGGCCTGACCTGAAAGAAGTAGAAAAAGAAAAGGAAGAGATAAAAGAAGCAACTGTCAAATAA
- a CDS encoding V-type ATP synthase subunit A — MSKVKIGKIAGITGNMIAVEVDGEIMQNEVGYAITTEKESLKSEVIRVAGNRAFMQVFESTKGLRIGDTVEFTGEMLSVDLGPGILTKVYDGLQNPLNALADKHGFFLVRGAMENPLDYQSEWEFTPTVKVGDTVTGGIAVGWVPEGIFKHYIFVPFYLHKEYKIKHIVKKGIYKVKDIVAIIEDERGREIEITMHFSWPVKIPIKAYKEKLVPTEPLVTKVRIIDTFFPIARGGTYCIPGPFGAGKTVLQHITSRHAEADVVIIAACGERAGEVVEILREYPELNDPRTGRSLMERTVIICNTSSMPVAAREASVYTATTIGEYYRQMGLNVLLLADSTSRWAQAMREVSGRLEEIPGEEAFPAYLESRIAQFYERAGLVRLYDGRLGSLTIGGTVSPAGGNFEEPVTQATLKVVGAFHGLSRERANARRFPSIHPLESWSKYRSFIEKEKIEYARGILFKGNEIHQMMLVVGEEGTSLEDFVIYLKSEFLDAVYLQQNAFDEVDAASSPERQKYVFDVVYDILKRDYNFKDKNQARDFFYKLRQSFIDWNYIKMDTDEFNKQEKSIKQLVEEYTKNEESI; from the coding sequence ATGAGTAAAGTAAAAATTGGAAAAATAGCGGGTATAACAGGCAATATGATTGCCGTGGAAGTAGATGGCGAGATAATGCAAAATGAAGTTGGTTATGCCATCACTACAGAAAAAGAAAGCCTAAAATCTGAAGTGATTCGAGTAGCTGGCAATAGAGCCTTTATGCAGGTTTTCGAAAGCACAAAGGGGTTAAGAATTGGAGATACCGTTGAATTCACAGGAGAAATGCTATCTGTGGATTTGGGTCCGGGAATCCTAACAAAGGTTTACGATGGTTTGCAAAACCCTCTAAATGCTCTTGCGGATAAACATGGATTTTTTCTGGTTCGTGGTGCTATGGAAAATCCCCTTGATTACCAAAGTGAATGGGAATTTACTCCTACCGTAAAAGTCGGTGATACAGTAACAGGCGGTATCGCTGTAGGCTGGGTACCTGAAGGTATTTTCAAACATTACATATTTGTCCCCTTTTATCTACATAAGGAATACAAGATAAAACATATTGTTAAAAAGGGCATATATAAAGTTAAAGATATTGTAGCTATAATTGAGGATGAAAGGGGAAGAGAAATTGAAATTACCATGCATTTCTCTTGGCCTGTTAAGATACCGATAAAAGCCTATAAAGAGAAATTAGTCCCTACTGAACCATTGGTTACAAAAGTAAGAATTATTGACACCTTTTTCCCTATTGCAAGAGGGGGAACATATTGTATTCCAGGTCCATTTGGTGCCGGCAAGACAGTATTACAACATATCACATCAAGACATGCAGAAGCTGATGTAGTCATAATTGCTGCATGCGGAGAACGCGCTGGGGAAGTTGTAGAAATTTTAAGAGAATACCCCGAGCTTAATGACCCTCGTACTGGTAGATCTCTGATGGAAAGAACGGTAATAATATGCAACACCAGTTCTATGCCCGTTGCTGCAAGAGAAGCCTCTGTTTATACAGCAACCACAATTGGTGAATATTACAGGCAGATGGGATTAAATGTGCTCCTTCTTGCGGACTCGACATCTCGCTGGGCTCAGGCAATGCGAGAGGTATCAGGTCGATTGGAGGAAATCCCCGGCGAAGAGGCGTTTCCAGCATATCTGGAATCAAGAATAGCACAATTCTATGAAAGAGCCGGGCTTGTTAGACTCTATGATGGAAGACTCGGGAGCTTAACCATCGGAGGCACAGTAAGCCCTGCTGGAGGTAATTTTGAAGAACCTGTGACACAGGCAACGCTAAAAGTAGTTGGTGCATTCCACGGGCTCTCAAGGGAGAGAGCAAATGCTCGACGTTTCCCATCGATACACCCTCTTGAAAGCTGGTCAAAGTATAGAAGTTTTATAGAAAAAGAAAAAATTGAATATGCAAGAGGCATTTTATTCAAAGGTAATGAAATCCATCAAATGATGCTTGTAGTTGGGGAGGAAGGTACATCCCTTGAGGACTTTGTAATTTATTTAAAATCTGAATTCCTTGACGCTGTCTATTTACAACAAAATGCATTTGATGAAGTGGACGCTGCATCTTCCCCTGAAAGACAAAAATATGTATTCGATGTAGTATATGATATTTTAAAAAGAGATTACAATTTCAAAGATAAGAATCAAGCACGTGATTTCTTCTATAAACTTCGCCAGTCATTTATTGACTGGAACTATATTAAGATGGACACTGATGAATTCAATAAACAGGAGAAATCTATTAAACAACTTGTAGAGGAATATACTAAAAATGAAGAGAGTATATAA
- a CDS encoding DUF2764 family protein: MDKYYYFVAQLPYLHFDKETYMNIELFFNEGLKWLSNKDYNVLKSININEYQIKPYDPEIVKKYKQFEYELRLDMANYRRAKKMSQEYKTKYVPSGILRESTPLEIEKALMKARWDFIDELEIDHHFDLEKLITYLLKLQILERLFTFNKEKGFEKFKQTCEVNYE, encoded by the coding sequence ATGGATAAATACTACTATTTTGTAGCACAATTACCTTATTTACATTTCGATAAAGAAACATATATGAATATTGAATTGTTCTTCAACGAAGGTTTAAAATGGCTATCAAATAAGGATTATAACGTTTTAAAAAGCATAAATATCAATGAGTACCAGATAAAACCGTATGATCCTGAAATAGTAAAAAAGTACAAACAATTTGAATATGAACTACGCCTGGATATGGCAAATTATCGAAGAGCGAAGAAGATGTCACAAGAATACAAGACCAAGTATGTCCCTTCTGGAATTCTGAGAGAATCAACTCCACTTGAAATAGAAAAAGCACTAATGAAAGCAAGATGGGATTTTATTGATGAGCTTGAGATAGATCATCATTTTGATCTGGAAAAGCTAATAACTTATTTACTAAAGCTTCAAATACTTGAACGATTGTTCACCTTTAACAAAGAGAAAGGTTTTGAAAAATTCAAACAAACATGTGAAGTGAACTATGAGTAA
- the nusB gene encoding transcription antitermination factor NusB, which yields MRERRAARELVLQSLYAQELSEDPVQTVEEYIINQSDLSEELKEFARELFKKAATNKEELDKYIKEKSLNWEFDRIAVVDRLIMRMAICEFLYFDDIPPKVSIAEAIEIAKKYSTDNSSAFVNGILDAILRTLIEHGLIEKV from the coding sequence ATGAGAGAAAGAAGAGCGGCAAGAGAATTAGTATTACAATCTTTGTATGCTCAGGAATTATCGGAAGATCCGGTGCAGACAGTTGAAGAATATATAATAAATCAGTCTGATCTTTCGGAAGAGCTCAAGGAGTTTGCACGTGAGCTTTTCAAGAAAGCGGCAACTAATAAAGAAGAGTTAGATAAGTATATTAAAGAGAAGTCATTGAATTGGGAATTTGATAGGATAGCGGTTGTAGATAGATTAATCATGCGAATGGCTATTTGTGAATTTTTATATTTTGATGATATACCCCCGAAAGTCTCAATAGCAGAGGCAATAGAAATAGCAAAAAAATATTCTACGGATAATAGTAGTGCTTTTGTAAATGGTATCCTTGATGCTATACTGCGAACTTTAATCGAGCATGGCTTAATAGAAAAGGTATAG
- the secA gene encoding preprotein translocase subunit SecA, which produces MGFLSLLTKIFGTSNERELKKLYPIVEKINEIYKSLSNVPIEKLRQRTEEFKQMIKNAREEAEKSIEKDDITEEERKKIIFKAEQSVLDEILPEAFAMVKEVCRRLVGQEWTVVGQKTTWNMIPFDVQLMGAIVLHQGKIAEMKTGEGKTLVATMPAYLNALTGRGVHIVTVNDYLAQRDSEWMGMIYKELGLTVGCILNSMNTEERKAAYNCDITYGTNNEFGFDYLRDNMALSPDDQVQRGHYYAIVDEVDSVLIDEARTPLIISGPVSSTRNQVFKELNPAVSRLVRLQMETITKMLSTVPDDPGKVTDEKEIARTLFIASQGMPKHRRLRRLLEEPYYQKALQEGEKEYLLLTSSKTGSSISQDEYFKDLYYFIEEKQNTITLTSKGEEKLASFLGISVDELVIPDIGEEFAKIDNDESLSPKEIEMRKLEIDRRHSEISERYHNISQLLRAYTLFEKDVEYVVQDGKVLIVDEFTGRILPGRRYSDGLHQAIEAKEGVKIEEETQTFATITLQNYFRMYEKLAGMTGTAETEAQEFHDIYKLDVVVIPTNKPCIRIDYDDQVYKTKREKYNAIIKEIEECHRKGRPVLVGTISVEVSETLSRMLKRRGIPHNVLNAKHHKREAEIVARAGERGAVTIATNMAGRGTDIKLGKGVKELGGLHIVGTERHEARRIDLQLRGRAGRQGDPGSSRFFLSLEDDLMRLFGSERIASIMDRLGVEEGQVITHPMITRSIERAQKRVEARNYYIRKRLLEFDDVLNQQREVIYKRRNFVLRNDNLKELLFEMLEDWIDAIIEKYTHKREHPEDWDWIGLKGEVFNILGINIEMEELQEYSISELKRLIIEKAVKYYDHREQLIGNENMRLLEKFVILRTIDDKWKDHLYFMDQLREGINWRAYAQKDPLLEYKAEGFNAFVEMLDEINRESLRLCFRVQIAVPEEERRVRRPAPYRTVHEDSIGLGFMVPAREVPSPPSNAEFRPGGPTESPRGVPVRVTRKVGRNDPCPCGSGKKYKKCCGRNL; this is translated from the coding sequence ATGGGGTTTTTAAGTCTATTAACAAAAATTTTTGGTACCTCCAATGAGAGGGAGTTAAAAAAGCTGTATCCAATTGTAGAAAAAATAAACGAAATATATAAGTCCTTGTCAAATGTACCAATTGAGAAGCTTCGTCAGAGAACTGAAGAATTTAAACAGATGATAAAGAATGCAAGAGAAGAAGCTGAAAAATCAATTGAAAAAGATGATATTACAGAAGAGGAAAGAAAGAAGATAATTTTCAAAGCAGAACAAAGTGTACTTGATGAGATCTTGCCTGAAGCTTTTGCAATGGTCAAAGAGGTATGCAGGAGGCTGGTTGGTCAAGAGTGGACTGTTGTCGGACAGAAAACAACCTGGAATATGATCCCTTTTGATGTGCAGTTGATGGGTGCCATAGTTTTGCATCAGGGTAAAATAGCAGAGATGAAGACAGGCGAAGGTAAGACGTTGGTAGCTACAATGCCAGCTTATCTGAATGCTCTGACTGGGAGGGGTGTCCATATTGTTACAGTTAATGATTATCTAGCCCAGCGAGATAGTGAATGGATGGGTATGATTTATAAAGAGCTGGGTTTAACAGTGGGTTGTATTTTAAATAGTATGAATACTGAGGAAAGAAAGGCAGCGTATAATTGCGATATTACCTATGGTACCAATAATGAATTTGGATTCGATTATTTGAGAGATAATATGGCTTTATCTCCTGATGATCAGGTTCAGCGGGGGCATTATTATGCAATAGTTGATGAGGTTGATAGTGTCCTGATTGATGAAGCAAGGACACCTCTTATTATATCAGGGCCTGTTTCAAGCACCAGGAACCAGGTCTTTAAGGAACTTAATCCAGCTGTTTCTAGACTTGTCAGATTACAGATGGAAACCATCACAAAGATGCTGTCAACAGTTCCTGATGATCCAGGAAAAGTAACAGATGAAAAAGAAATAGCGAGAACTCTTTTTATTGCATCCCAAGGTATGCCGAAGCATAGAAGACTTAGAAGACTTCTTGAGGAGCCTTATTATCAGAAGGCGCTTCAGGAGGGAGAAAAAGAGTATCTACTACTTACAAGTTCGAAAACCGGATCATCGATAAGCCAGGATGAATATTTCAAAGATCTTTATTATTTTATAGAGGAGAAACAAAATACAATAACTTTGACCAGCAAAGGCGAAGAAAAGCTTGCTTCATTTCTTGGTATATCTGTAGATGAGCTTGTAATCCCGGATATAGGTGAGGAGTTTGCGAAAATTGATAATGATGAATCTCTATCTCCGAAAGAAATAGAGATGAGGAAGCTAGAGATTGACAGAAGGCATTCAGAAATATCAGAGAGATATCATAATATTTCCCAGCTTCTCCGTGCCTACACACTTTTTGAAAAGGATGTAGAGTATGTTGTCCAAGATGGAAAAGTTTTAATTGTAGATGAGTTTACAGGCAGAATTTTACCTGGTAGAAGATATAGTGATGGATTGCATCAGGCAATTGAGGCTAAAGAGGGTGTCAAGATTGAGGAAGAAACACAAACATTTGCTACTATTACTTTGCAAAATTATTTCAGAATGTACGAAAAGCTTGCTGGTATGACAGGAACAGCTGAAACGGAGGCGCAGGAATTTCATGATATTTATAAGCTGGATGTCGTTGTTATACCAACGAATAAACCATGCATCAGGATAGATTACGATGATCAAGTTTATAAGACAAAGCGCGAAAAATACAACGCAATCATAAAAGAGATAGAGGAGTGCCATAGAAAAGGACGGCCTGTTCTCGTTGGGACTATCAGTGTTGAAGTTTCGGAGACACTCTCAAGGATGTTAAAACGTAGAGGAATACCCCATAATGTACTAAACGCGAAGCATCACAAAAGGGAGGCAGAGATTGTTGCCAGGGCTGGTGAGCGTGGTGCTGTAACTATTGCTACAAATATGGCGGGTAGAGGAACTGATATAAAGCTTGGTAAGGGAGTAAAGGAACTCGGAGGATTACATATAGTCGGTACAGAAAGGCACGAGGCAAGAAGAATAGATTTACAATTGAGAGGTCGAGCCGGGAGACAGGGTGACCCTGGTTCATCAAGGTTCTTTTTATCTCTTGAAGATGATTTAATGAGATTATTTGGAAGTGAAAGAATAGCCTCGATAATGGACAGATTGGGTGTAGAAGAAGGTCAGGTTATAACTCACCCTATGATAACTCGATCTATTGAAAGGGCACAGAAAAGAGTTGAGGCAAGAAATTATTATATAAGAAAACGGCTGCTGGAATTTGATGATGTTTTAAATCAACAAAGAGAGGTTATTTATAAGAGAAGAAATTTTGTACTCAGGAATGATAACTTAAAAGAATTGCTTTTCGAAATGTTGGAAGATTGGATTGATGCAATTATAGAGAAATATACCCATAAGAGGGAGCACCCTGAAGATTGGGATTGGATTGGTTTAAAGGGTGAGGTATTCAACATCCTTGGTATAAACATAGAGATGGAAGAATTACAGGAATATTCTATATCTGAGTTGAAGCGTTTAATTATTGAGAAAGCGGTAAAATATTATGATCACCGAGAGCAGTTAATTGGCAATGAAAATATGAGATTACTTGAAAAATTCGTGATATTACGAACCATTGATGATAAATGGAAGGATCATTTATACTTTATGGATCAATTGAGGGAAGGGATTAATTGGCGGGCCTATGCTCAGAAAGACCCTCTCCTGGAATACAAAGCGGAGGGTTTTAACGCCTTTGTTGAAATGCTGGATGAGATTAATAGAGAGTCACTGAGATTGTGCTTTAGGGTGCAGATTGCTGTACCGGAGGAGGAGCGAAGGGTAAGGAGGCCGGCTCCTTACCGTACTGTGCATGAGGATTCAATAGGGCTTGGCTTCATGGTGCCTGCGCGTGAAGTGCCTTCTCCTCCTTCAAATGCAGAATTCCGTCCGGGCGGTCCAACGGAGTCTCCGAGGGGAGTTCCCGTAAGGGTTACCCGAAAGGTTGGGCGTAATGATCCCTGCCCATGTGGAAGTGGGAAAAAGTATAAGAAATGCTGTGGGAGAAATTTGTAG